A single Arthrobacter sp. ERGS1:01 DNA region contains:
- a CDS encoding CocE/NonD family hydrolase, giving the protein MNIIQENVEMAMSDGTVLRADVYRPDDGNKYPVLFRRTPYRKEGWGPFGRRLAEAGYVVIIQDIRGRGASDGEFIWSFADEAQTVEGLDGYDSVEWCGRYEYSNGAVGTWGHSYDGWSQLRTAALQPPSLATMHIAGITARFLDMTRGILDPGRRMEWCYTLGADLANRQTVTAGVPVDRDKKLTDRWANFERGKWLWFLPLAELPEHALTGASKFFQDYLARVNVEVWGFDQVLDKVQVPTAFLTGWWDRFSDTAKLYNNLVAAGPAELAARHTLLMGPWSHNPDTFVPDLGDAETGGQGGLDYLQTLVDWFDARLKNDDAALAEPVRYFNVGENAWRTSPAWPPAAVVEQSLFLHSGGSAANLDGADGTLSAPAPGDEPADQYSYDPRDPVMSLMLDDSHHAPKDQSPNDSRPDVLHYQGPVLTAPVDVTGTPRVRLWASTDAPDTDWVVRLIDAGPDSAINVCSGIMRARYRNSYEKEEFLVPGTPTEFVIDMSVTSYSFQPGHRIRLDITSSDFPNFDRNHNTEHDFAVSAELRTARQTVHHSQGLATELVLPVMPAQEA; this is encoded by the coding sequence GTGAACATCATCCAAGAAAACGTCGAGATGGCCATGAGCGACGGCACAGTGCTGCGCGCGGACGTCTACCGCCCCGACGACGGCAACAAGTACCCGGTGCTGTTTCGCCGGACCCCGTACCGCAAGGAGGGTTGGGGCCCGTTTGGCCGCCGCCTGGCCGAGGCCGGCTACGTGGTCATCATCCAGGACATCCGCGGCCGCGGCGCCTCCGACGGGGAGTTCATCTGGTCCTTCGCCGACGAGGCCCAAACCGTTGAAGGCCTGGACGGCTACGACTCCGTGGAATGGTGCGGACGCTACGAATACTCCAACGGCGCCGTTGGCACCTGGGGGCATTCCTACGACGGCTGGTCGCAACTGCGCACCGCCGCCCTGCAACCGCCCAGCCTGGCCACCATGCACATTGCCGGCATCACTGCCCGCTTCCTGGACATGACCCGCGGCATCCTTGACCCGGGCCGCCGGATGGAATGGTGCTACACGCTCGGTGCCGACCTGGCCAACCGGCAGACCGTGACGGCCGGCGTTCCCGTGGACCGGGACAAGAAGCTGACGGACCGGTGGGCCAACTTCGAGCGCGGCAAGTGGCTGTGGTTCCTGCCGCTGGCCGAATTGCCCGAACACGCCCTGACCGGAGCGTCCAAGTTCTTCCAGGACTACCTGGCCCGCGTCAACGTCGAGGTGTGGGGCTTCGATCAGGTCCTGGACAAGGTCCAGGTCCCCACCGCATTCCTGACCGGCTGGTGGGACAGGTTCTCCGACACCGCCAAGCTCTACAACAACCTCGTTGCCGCCGGCCCGGCGGAACTGGCAGCCCGGCACACCCTGCTCATGGGGCCGTGGAGCCACAACCCGGACACCTTCGTCCCCGACCTGGGCGACGCCGAAACCGGCGGCCAGGGCGGGCTCGACTACCTGCAAACCCTCGTGGACTGGTTTGACGCCCGGCTCAAGAACGACGACGCCGCCCTCGCCGAGCCGGTGCGCTACTTCAACGTGGGCGAGAACGCCTGGCGCACCTCGCCCGCCTGGCCGCCAGCCGCCGTCGTCGAGCAGTCCCTGTTCCTGCACTCCGGCGGCTCCGCGGCCAACCTGGACGGCGCGGACGGAACCCTGTCCGCGCCGGCGCCCGGGGACGAGCCGGCCGACCAGTACTCCTACGACCCCCGCGACCCGGTCATGAGCCTCATGCTCGACGACTCCCACCACGCGCCCAAGGACCAGTCCCCCAACGACTCCCGGCCCGACGTGCTGCACTACCAGGGCCCCGTCCTGACGGCACCGGTGGATGTCACCGGCACACCGCGCGTGCGGCTTTGGGCCAGCACCGACGCCCCGGACACAGACTGGGTGGTGCGGCTCATCGACGCCGGCCCGGACTCCGCGATCAACGTGTGCAGCGGGATCATGCGCGCCCGGTACAGGAACTCCTACGAGAAGGAGGAGTTCCTGGTTCCCGGGACGCCCACCGAATTCGTCATCGACATGTCCGTCACGAGCTACAGCTTCCAGCCCGGCCACCGCATCCGGCTGGACATCACGAGCTCCGACTTCCCGAACTTCGACCGGAACCACAACACGGAGCACGACTTCGCCGTGTCCGCGGAACTGCGCACGGCCCGCCAAACCGTCCACCACAGCCAGGGCCTTGCCACCGAACTGGTGCTGCCGGTCATGCCCGCCCAGGAGGCCTGA
- a CDS encoding phosphosulfolactate synthase, producing MLADIEETRAYQSVPMGHRPAKPRTTGLTIAVEFGVGPAAQQDFLAIAGHTLDYAKQVVSIAGVIPEAQMREKIEIFKAHSVKPFPGGMFLEYAHANSLVSEYLKETRALGYEVLEVSENARTIDRGARADIIACSLDMGFEVLGEVGSKHVKSTAAQIVDDVNVLMELGCSKVLVEAAELMVDGAIDEELIRQLEEGTTIDDCVFELPGPWIPGVHQHDVLAMEMWLLKRFGGNVNIANDMWGNSLYLETCRRGLGANLFA from the coding sequence ATGCTTGCCGATATTGAGGAAACCCGCGCCTACCAAAGCGTGCCGATGGGCCACCGGCCCGCGAAACCGCGCACCACGGGGCTGACCATCGCCGTCGAATTCGGCGTGGGACCGGCCGCCCAGCAGGACTTCCTGGCCATTGCCGGGCACACCCTGGACTACGCCAAACAGGTGGTCAGCATCGCCGGGGTCATCCCGGAGGCACAGATGCGCGAGAAGATCGAGATCTTCAAGGCGCATTCGGTCAAACCCTTCCCGGGCGGCATGTTCCTGGAATACGCCCACGCGAACTCCCTGGTGTCCGAATACCTGAAGGAAACCCGGGCCCTCGGCTACGAGGTCCTCGAGGTGTCCGAGAACGCCCGGACCATCGACCGCGGCGCTCGGGCCGACATCATCGCCTGCTCCCTCGACATGGGCTTCGAGGTGCTGGGCGAGGTGGGCAGCAAGCACGTCAAGAGCACCGCGGCCCAGATCGTCGACGACGTCAACGTCCTCATGGAACTGGGCTGCTCCAAGGTGCTCGTGGAGGCCGCCGAACTCATGGTGGACGGCGCCATCGACGAGGAGCTGATCCGCCAGCTGGAGGAGGGCACCACGATCGACGACTGCGTCTTTGAGCTTCCCGGGCCGTGGATCCCCGGCGTGCACCAGCACGACGTGCTGGCCATGGAGATGTGGCTGCTGAAGCGTTTTGGCGGAAACGTCAACATCGCCAACGACATGTGGGGCAATTCCCTGTACCTGGAAACCTGCCGGCGCGGCCTCGGGGCGAACCTTTTCGCCTAG
- a CDS encoding uracil-xanthine permease family protein: MGLLGTQWSVHGDGRTIKRGEVVRPDERLSWPRTIGIGLQHVVAMFGATFLVPILTGMPPATTLFFSGIGTLLFLVLTRGKVPSYLGSSFAFIAPILASQTQFGVAGALGGVVMAGVTLAAIGLIVQAFGAGWINRLMPPAVTGTIVALIGLNLAPAAKKNFLLAPVTATVTLVVIILVSVLFRGILGRLSILVGVLAGYGVAVLRSEVDYSKIGKAAWLGVPDFQTPTFHVAVIGLFVPVVLVLVAENIGHVKSVALMTGKNLDPYAGRALIADGVATTLAGFGGGSGTTTYAENIGVMAATKVYSTAAYWVAACTALLLSFSPKFGAMIATVPVGVLGGAATLLYGMIGVLGVRIWVQNKVSFSNNINLTTAAVALIIGIADYTWTIGNLQFAGIALGTAAALVTYHGMSALARWRGTAEDPKLPDAEPAHH, encoded by the coding sequence ATGGGCTTACTGGGAACACAATGGAGCGTCCACGGGGACGGCAGGACCATCAAGCGCGGTGAGGTGGTCCGCCCCGACGAGCGCCTGAGCTGGCCGCGCACCATCGGGATTGGCCTCCAGCACGTGGTGGCCATGTTTGGCGCCACGTTCCTGGTGCCGATCCTCACCGGCATGCCGCCGGCCACCACACTGTTCTTCTCCGGCATCGGAACCCTGCTGTTCCTGGTCCTGACGCGCGGCAAGGTGCCCAGCTACCTGGGTTCCAGCTTTGCCTTCATCGCCCCGATCCTCGCCTCACAGACGCAGTTCGGCGTGGCCGGGGCCCTGGGCGGGGTGGTCATGGCCGGCGTCACCCTGGCCGCGATCGGCCTGATTGTGCAGGCGTTTGGCGCGGGCTGGATCAACCGGCTCATGCCGCCGGCCGTCACGGGCACCATCGTGGCGTTGATCGGGCTGAACCTGGCCCCGGCCGCGAAGAAAAACTTCCTGCTGGCACCCGTCACGGCCACCGTGACGCTGGTGGTCATCATCCTGGTCAGCGTGCTGTTCCGCGGCATCCTGGGCCGGCTGTCCATCCTGGTCGGCGTGCTTGCCGGTTACGGCGTGGCCGTGCTGCGCAGCGAGGTGGACTACTCCAAGATCGGCAAGGCGGCCTGGCTCGGCGTGCCGGACTTCCAGACACCCACGTTCCATGTGGCCGTGATCGGCTTGTTCGTCCCCGTGGTGCTGGTGCTCGTGGCCGAGAACATCGGCCACGTGAAGTCCGTCGCCCTGATGACGGGCAAGAACCTTGACCCCTACGCCGGCCGCGCCCTGATCGCCGACGGCGTTGCCACCACGCTGGCCGGCTTCGGCGGCGGTTCCGGTACCACCACCTACGCCGAGAACATCGGCGTCATGGCCGCCACGAAGGTCTACTCCACGGCCGCCTACTGGGTGGCCGCGTGCACCGCCCTCCTGCTGAGCTTCTCGCCGAAGTTCGGCGCCATGATCGCCACCGTTCCCGTGGGCGTGCTGGGCGGCGCCGCAACCCTGCTCTACGGCATGATCGGTGTGCTGGGCGTGCGGATCTGGGTGCAGAACAAGGTCAGCTTCTCCAACAACATCAACCTGACCACGGCCGCCGTCGCCCTCATCATCGGCATCGCCGACTACACCTGGACCATCGGCAACCTGCAGTTCGCCGGCATCGCCCTGGGCACGGCCGCGGCCCTGGTGACCTACCACGGCATGAGCGCCCTCGCGAGATGGCGCGGCACGGCCGAGGATCCCAAATTGCCGGATGCCGAGCCGGCACACCACTAG
- a CDS encoding ABC transporter substrate-binding protein: MKIATLAAKAVAAGTIGLIALTGCSSPGGSSADAVSATGPVVIQYNPTLYSWAGIIAQNEGFFKKNGVNAELKQIDNGTLATTALASGDITMAFQDLSLVSPYLNKGQKFTAITATGQLSWDVVAPKSSGSPTDFPASVASLKGKKIGVPSLGSVAYYYAQAYLKAAGVDPSSVQFVAVGPFAQVPAVIATGQVDAAVITPDQTYQLEQAGSVKVLFSAVKDRAKVDSELAKVIGTPGAFYFAQSSWAKGNPELVKKVQRSIAQADVWAHDPANLPALTTMLQQMKLLPAKITDQKALQNYVAYAVTFLTTHASPANMQAYVDFWKSNGLLKADVTGAGLLSPTMATTAEQTTAQAK; the protein is encoded by the coding sequence TTGAAAATTGCCACATTAGCCGCCAAGGCTGTTGCCGCCGGAACCATCGGCCTGATCGCACTCACCGGTTGCTCCAGCCCCGGCGGTAGCTCCGCCGACGCCGTCAGCGCCACGGGCCCGGTCGTCATCCAGTACAACCCGACGCTTTACTCGTGGGCCGGCATCATCGCCCAGAACGAGGGTTTCTTCAAGAAGAACGGCGTCAACGCCGAACTCAAACAGATCGACAACGGCACCCTGGCCACCACGGCCCTGGCCAGCGGCGACATCACCATGGCCTTCCAGGACCTGAGCCTTGTCTCCCCCTACCTGAACAAGGGCCAGAAGTTCACCGCCATCACGGCCACCGGCCAGCTGTCCTGGGACGTGGTGGCCCCCAAGAGCTCCGGCAGCCCCACCGACTTCCCCGCGTCCGTGGCGTCCCTGAAGGGCAAGAAGATCGGCGTCCCCTCACTTGGATCGGTGGCCTACTACTACGCCCAGGCGTATCTGAAGGCCGCCGGGGTTGACCCGTCCAGCGTCCAGTTCGTCGCCGTCGGACCGTTCGCCCAGGTGCCCGCCGTCATCGCAACGGGCCAGGTCGACGCCGCCGTCATCACCCCGGACCAGACGTACCAGCTCGAGCAGGCCGGGTCCGTAAAGGTGCTGTTCTCCGCGGTCAAGGACCGCGCCAAGGTGGACAGCGAACTGGCCAAGGTCATTGGCACCCCCGGCGCGTTCTACTTTGCCCAGTCCAGCTGGGCCAAGGGCAACCCGGAGCTCGTGAAGAAGGTGCAGCGGTCCATCGCCCAGGCCGATGTTTGGGCCCACGATCCGGCCAACCTGCCGGCACTGACCACCATGCTCCAGCAGATGAAGCTGCTGCCGGCCAAGATCACCGACCAGAAGGCGTTGCAAAACTATGTTGCCTACGCCGTCACGTTCCTGACCACCCACGCATCCCCCGCGAACATGCAGGCCTATGTGGACTTCTGGAAGTCGAACGGACTGCTCAAGGCCGACGTCACGGGTGCCGGCCTGCTCTCGCCAACCATGGCCACCACCGCCGAGCAAACCACGGCGCAGGCCAAGTAG
- a CDS encoding ABC transporter ATP-binding protein, with protein MTVTATHNTRRPANDAAGAISVDQVSHRFGSGPGSVTALDNVGFSLQSGDFVAIVGASGCGKTTMLNLLAGLEPLQEGAISISGGAPSSGHPDIAYLFARDSLLPWRTVAGNVELGMELRGVAKAERRRRALDYLDRVGLGDYAGSYPAQLSHGMRQRVALARTIAQQPKIILLDEPFSALDAQTKILLQGVFMDLWEDIKATVILITHDLGEAITLADRVLLFSSRPGRLRQDFEVPLQRPRNPLDLQSDPEYHELYDSIWNLLREEVTQ; from the coding sequence ATGACAGTCACGGCCACTCACAACACCCGCCGCCCGGCGAACGATGCCGCAGGCGCCATCTCCGTGGACCAGGTCTCGCACCGCTTCGGCAGCGGCCCCGGCAGTGTCACGGCACTGGACAACGTCGGATTCTCGCTCCAATCGGGCGACTTCGTCGCCATTGTCGGTGCCAGCGGCTGCGGGAAGACCACCATGCTGAACCTTTTGGCCGGCCTGGAACCGCTCCAGGAAGGTGCCATCAGCATCTCCGGCGGCGCGCCAAGTTCGGGCCACCCGGACATCGCCTACCTGTTTGCCCGCGACAGCCTGCTGCCGTGGCGCACGGTGGCCGGCAATGTGGAACTCGGCATGGAACTGCGCGGCGTGGCCAAGGCCGAGCGCCGGCGCCGGGCGCTGGACTACCTGGACCGGGTGGGGCTGGGCGATTACGCCGGCTCCTACCCGGCCCAGCTCTCCCACGGCATGCGCCAGCGCGTGGCCCTGGCCCGGACCATCGCCCAGCAGCCAAAGATCATCCTGCTCGATGAGCCGTTCTCGGCCTTGGATGCGCAGACGAAGATCCTGTTGCAGGGCGTGTTCATGGACTTGTGGGAGGACATCAAGGCCACGGTCATCCTGATCACCCACGACCTCGGCGAGGCCATCACCCTCGCCGACCGGGTCCTGTTGTTCTCCTCCCGGCCCGGCCGGCTCCGGCAGGACTTCGAGGTCCCGCTGCAAAGGCCCCGCAACCCGCTGGATCTGCAGTCCGATCCGGAGTATCACGAACTATATGACAGCATCTGGAACCTGCTGCGTGAGGAAGTAACCCAATGA
- a CDS encoding UGSC family (seleno)protein, which yields MTLRLVNPTTSSDAAPFREAARPLDLNGARIALLANGKTHGEFLLANVAAALQAKYGIDDVRVWTKPHPSGPPTQQQMAEIKEFATVVISAIGDCGSCSSCSVFDGMNFERAGIPSAIVISKPFLPTAAAIARVNGAANFRVVAIGHPVTSKDEAALLADAATAAVEIEDILLNGHGTDSEEPVSDGIVPGRDDDAVDAILAEFREALNNDGTEILLSRIAPSELGLKLVTSGAACSDCVMPTAAIEAMLRSAFQARFGPGVELELTDDRI from the coding sequence ATGACACTGCGCCTGGTCAACCCCACCACCTCCTCCGACGCCGCACCGTTCCGGGAGGCGGCCCGCCCGCTGGACCTCAACGGGGCCCGGATCGCCCTGCTGGCCAACGGCAAGACCCACGGCGAGTTCCTGCTCGCCAACGTCGCCGCGGCCCTGCAGGCCAAATACGGCATTGACGACGTCCGGGTCTGGACGAAGCCGCACCCCAGCGGCCCGCCCACGCAGCAGCAAATGGCCGAGATCAAGGAGTTCGCGACGGTCGTCATCAGCGCCATCGGCGACTGCGGCTCGTGCAGCTCGTGCTCCGTATTTGACGGCATGAACTTCGAACGCGCCGGGATCCCCAGCGCCATCGTGATCTCCAAGCCGTTCCTGCCCACCGCCGCGGCGATCGCCCGCGTCAACGGGGCCGCGAACTTCCGGGTCGTCGCGATCGGCCACCCCGTCACGAGCAAGGACGAGGCGGCGCTGCTGGCGGACGCCGCCACCGCGGCCGTGGAGATCGAGGACATCCTGCTCAACGGCCACGGCACGGACTCCGAGGAGCCGGTTTCCGACGGCATCGTGCCCGGCCGGGATGACGACGCCGTGGACGCGATCCTGGCGGAATTCCGGGAGGCCCTGAACAACGACGGCACGGAGATCCTGCTGTCCCGGATCGCGCCGAGCGAGCTGGGCCTGAAACTGGTGACCAGCGGGGCGGCGTGCTCGGATTGCGTCATGCCCACCGCCGCCATCGAGGCCATGCTCCGATCGGCATTCCAGGCCCGCTTTGGGCCCGGCGTCGAGCTTGAACTGACGGACGACCGGATCTAG
- a CDS encoding ABC transporter permease, with translation MSALTSSRAATRSSQGTTAAPAKSRRPTGRGRTRLYQGLAAVLLFGSWELMARAGLINPNFTSQPSLFFKAFVVGFSSGEYWPILGATLFEVFVGFALAVVLGLVAGFLLAESKLLDNVLRPFMTGFNNIPRIALAPLFILWFGLGSLSRIALVVSMAFFIVAFNTRAGMQSANRDHLLLAKTLGASRLERFRKFILPAALPSTFAGIQLALTYSFMGAVAGEMLSGNQGIGGYLALTMNTFDTDNFFGAMLALVIVSLFCSAILELVERRLLRWRVIEMQGLEGH, from the coding sequence ATGAGCGCCCTGACCAGTTCCCGCGCCGCCACCCGCAGTTCCCAGGGAACGACGGCGGCACCGGCCAAATCCCGTCGTCCCACCGGCCGCGGCCGCACCCGCCTGTACCAGGGGCTGGCCGCGGTGCTCCTCTTCGGTTCCTGGGAACTCATGGCCCGCGCCGGGCTCATCAACCCCAACTTCACGAGCCAGCCCTCGCTGTTCTTCAAGGCCTTCGTGGTCGGGTTCTCCAGCGGGGAATACTGGCCCATCCTCGGCGCCACGCTGTTCGAGGTGTTCGTGGGCTTCGCCCTGGCCGTGGTGCTGGGCCTCGTGGCCGGGTTCCTGCTGGCCGAATCGAAGCTGCTGGACAACGTGCTGCGCCCCTTCATGACGGGCTTCAACAACATTCCGCGGATCGCCCTGGCGCCGCTGTTCATCCTGTGGTTCGGCCTCGGTTCGCTGTCCCGGATCGCCCTGGTGGTCAGCATGGCGTTCTTCATCGTCGCCTTCAACACCCGGGCCGGCATGCAGTCGGCCAACCGCGACCACCTGCTGCTCGCCAAGACGCTGGGCGCCTCCCGCCTTGAACGGTTCCGCAAATTCATCCTCCCCGCGGCCCTGCCGTCCACGTTCGCCGGTATCCAGCTGGCCCTGACCTACTCATTCATGGGTGCGGTGGCCGGTGAAATGCTCAGTGGAAACCAGGGCATCGGCGGCTACCTGGCCCTGACCATGAACACCTTTGACACCGACAACTTCTTTGGCGCCATGCTGGCGCTGGTCATTGTTTCGCTGTTCTGCTCCGCCATCCTGGAGCTCGTGGAACGCCGGCTGCTGCGATGGCGCGTCATTGAGATGCAGGGCCTGGAAGGGCATTAA
- the trxA gene encoding thioredoxin: MSLNTVTKAGFGQAVAEPGKIVLIDFWASWCGPCKALAPVLDQLSDEYAGTVTMYKANIEEEPDLAADHRVMSVPTLAFYRDGERIKTVSGGKTRDEMTALFQELAP; the protein is encoded by the coding sequence ATGTCACTGAACACCGTCACCAAGGCCGGCTTCGGCCAGGCCGTGGCCGAACCCGGCAAGATCGTCCTGATCGACTTCTGGGCGTCCTGGTGCGGGCCCTGCAAGGCCCTCGCCCCCGTCCTTGACCAGCTCAGCGACGAATACGCCGGCACTGTGACCATGTACAAGGCCAACATCGAGGAGGAGCCCGACCTCGCCGCCGACCACCGGGTCATGAGCGTGCCCACGCTGGCGTTCTACCGCGACGGCGAACGCATCAAGACCGTCTCCGGCGGCAAGACCCGCGATGAAATGACCGCACTTTTCCAGGAGTTGGCACCATGA
- a CDS encoding LysR family transcriptional regulator: MDPRKLEHFLAVADSLSFTKAAKTLHIAQPSLSQSIKSLERELKTDLFVRLPSGLELTPGGKALMSPASRALRALKDAREMVRSLTDVQGGTLDIVAPASLITYPTARLVHRFNREYPRVNVTVREAADSAEAANQLLDGRAEVAVFEMTGSATGIVRHKLFSYELYAVFPAGTPNAPDPQVEIISWSALERHRLISLAPYTVSRKMIERHGLSGNIGIEVHSIEAAVELVRLGAGVGVLVEPYALMAQRDGATIFRLEPQVVHSVGTGHRRGEVAPAVTAFTNLAMLHDPEA, from the coding sequence ATGGACCCGCGCAAACTCGAACATTTTCTGGCCGTGGCGGACTCGCTGAGCTTCACTAAGGCCGCGAAGACCCTGCACATCGCCCAGCCGTCGCTGTCCCAGTCCATCAAGAGCCTTGAACGCGAGTTGAAGACGGACCTTTTTGTCCGGCTCCCGTCCGGCCTGGAACTGACCCCCGGCGGCAAGGCGCTCATGTCCCCCGCCTCCCGGGCCCTGCGGGCGCTCAAGGATGCCCGGGAAATGGTGCGCTCACTGACCGACGTGCAGGGCGGCACCCTGGACATTGTGGCACCCGCTTCCCTGATCACCTACCCCACCGCGCGGCTGGTGCACCGCTTCAACCGCGAATACCCCAGGGTTAATGTGACGGTCCGCGAAGCCGCCGACTCCGCCGAGGCCGCCAACCAGCTGCTCGACGGCCGCGCCGAGGTGGCCGTTTTCGAGATGACCGGCAGTGCCACGGGCATCGTCCGGCACAAGCTGTTCAGTTACGAGCTGTACGCGGTGTTTCCGGCCGGCACCCCCAACGCCCCGGACCCGCAGGTGGAGATCATCAGCTGGTCCGCGCTGGAACGGCACCGCCTGATCAGCCTGGCCCCCTATACCGTGAGCCGGAAGATGATCGAGAGGCACGGATTGTCCGGCAATATCGGGATCGAGGTCCACAGCATCGAGGCGGCCGTTGAACTGGTGCGCCTGGGCGCCGGCGTGGGCGTCCTCGTGGAGCCCTACGCGCTCATGGCCCAGCGCGACGGTGCCACGATCTTCCGGCTGGAACCGCAGGTGGTGCACAGCGTCGGCACCGGGCACCGCCGCGGCGAGGTGGCCCCGGCCGTCACGGCCTTCACCAACCTGGCCATGCTGCACGACCCCGAGGCCTAA
- a CDS encoding glycerate kinase has product MRILIAPDKFKGTLTGVEAAAAMSEGALRVYPDAVVTTLPVADGGEGTLEAAVAAGFEERLNAVVGPIIKPVGAAWALHAETHVAVIETAQASGYLLAEPTVENALRAHSYGSGQLIAAALDAGATEIIIGLGGSAMTDGGTGALRALGLKLLDAHGNLVPLGGGSLTEVAGIDASGLDPRLAATRIRMAVDVDNPLYGLNGAAHIFGPQKGADADSVELLDAGLRHLASLVRADTGADIDIAGAGAAGGFPATFVAYANASIERGFDLVAEMINLDAALADADLVITGEGSMDSQSLSGKAPIGVADAAHARGLPVVVVAGRILVTPAELAAHGVVAAVSATDVAGSPEAALADAARYTVMATSEALNGI; this is encoded by the coding sequence ATGCGAATTTTGATTGCACCTGACAAGTTCAAGGGCACCCTGACCGGCGTCGAAGCGGCCGCCGCGATGAGCGAAGGCGCTCTGCGGGTCTACCCTGACGCCGTCGTGACTACGCTGCCCGTGGCCGACGGCGGCGAGGGCACCCTGGAGGCGGCCGTCGCGGCGGGCTTCGAGGAACGGCTCAACGCCGTGGTGGGACCCATCATCAAGCCCGTTGGCGCCGCGTGGGCGCTGCACGCGGAAACCCATGTGGCCGTCATCGAGACGGCGCAGGCCAGCGGCTACCTACTGGCCGAACCGACAGTGGAGAACGCGCTGCGGGCGCACTCCTACGGCTCCGGCCAGCTCATCGCCGCGGCCCTGGATGCCGGGGCCACGGAGATCATCATCGGCCTGGGCGGTTCGGCCATGACCGACGGCGGAACCGGCGCCCTGCGCGCACTTGGCCTGAAGCTGCTGGACGCCCACGGCAACCTGGTGCCGCTGGGCGGCGGCTCCTTGACCGAGGTGGCGGGCATCGATGCCTCCGGCCTGGACCCGCGCCTGGCCGCGACCCGCATCCGGATGGCCGTGGACGTGGACAACCCGCTGTACGGCCTCAACGGCGCCGCGCACATCTTCGGGCCGCAGAAGGGTGCCGACGCGGACTCCGTGGAGCTGCTCGACGCCGGATTGCGCCACCTGGCGTCGCTGGTCCGCGCGGACACGGGCGCCGACATCGACATTGCCGGCGCCGGAGCGGCCGGCGGGTTCCCCGCCACCTTCGTCGCCTATGCGAACGCATCCATCGAGCGCGGCTTCGACCTCGTGGCCGAGATGATCAACCTCGACGCCGCCCTGGCGGACGCGGACCTCGTCATCACGGGTGAGGGGTCCATGGACAGCCAGTCACTGTCCGGCAAGGCGCCCATCGGCGTTGCCGACGCCGCCCACGCGCGCGGCCTGCCCGTCGTCGTCGTCGCCGGGCGGATCCTGGTGACACCGGCCGAACTGGCAGCCCACGGCGTGGTGGCGGCCGTCAGCGCCACCGACGTCGCCGGTTCCCCGGAGGCCGCCCTGGCCGACGCCGCCCGCTATACGGTCATGGCCACGTCGGAGGCGTTGAACGGGATCTAG
- the trxB gene encoding thioredoxin-disulfide reductase, with protein sequence MEYFDAIIIGSGPAGYTAAIYLSRAQIRTLVLEGSQFGGAPMGTSEVENFPGFPEGINGPELMANMRLQAERFGAQLVSVDVDSIDVSGGEKRVTANGRSYSCRAVIMATGSVARTLGVDRETELTGKGVSTCATCDGFFFRGKEVAVVGGGDSAMEEALFLTRFATSVRLIHRRDTFKASPIMLDRVRNHPKITLQTNTEVLRLHGDDALSGLTLRHIPTGETMEIDIDGLFAAVGHDPQVSLLANAAGGCAVEFDGGGYVKVAGRSGATAHPGVFACGDLVDPTYRQAISAAGSGCVAALDVQHFLAEHSSESIESELATL encoded by the coding sequence ATGGAGTACTTCGACGCTATTATCATCGGCTCCGGGCCCGCCGGATACACGGCCGCGATCTACCTTTCCCGGGCCCAAATCCGGACCCTGGTCCTGGAGGGCTCCCAGTTCGGCGGGGCCCCGATGGGCACGTCCGAGGTGGAAAATTTCCCCGGCTTCCCGGAGGGCATCAACGGTCCCGAACTCATGGCCAACATGCGCCTCCAGGCTGAACGGTTCGGCGCCCAGCTGGTCTCCGTCGACGTCGACTCGATCGACGTCAGCGGCGGCGAAAAGCGGGTCACGGCCAACGGCCGCAGCTACTCGTGCCGCGCCGTCATCATGGCCACCGGCTCCGTTGCCCGCACGCTGGGCGTGGACCGCGAAACCGAGCTGACGGGCAAGGGCGTGTCCACGTGCGCCACCTGCGACGGCTTCTTCTTCCGGGGCAAGGAGGTTGCCGTCGTCGGCGGCGGCGACTCGGCCATGGAGGAGGCGTTGTTCCTGACCCGCTTCGCCACCAGCGTCCGGCTCATCCACCGCCGCGACACGTTCAAGGCCAGTCCCATCATGCTTGACCGGGTCCGCAACCATCCAAAGATCACCCTGCAGACCAACACGGAGGTCCTGCGGCTGCACGGGGACGACGCCCTGTCCGGGCTCACGCTGCGCCACATCCCCACCGGGGAAACCATGGAGATCGACATCGACGGCCTGTTTGCCGCCGTCGGCCATGACCCGCAAGTGTCGCTGCTGGCCAACGCGGCGGGTGGCTGCGCCGTGGAGTTCGACGGCGGCGGGTACGTCAAGGTTGCCGGCCGCAGCGGCGCCACCGCCCACCCGGGCGTATTTGCCTGCGGCGACCTCGTGGACCCCACCTACCGTCAGGCCATCTCGGCGGCGGGCTCCGGCTGCGTCGCCGCACTGGACGTCCAGCACTTCCTCGCTGAGCACAGCAGCGAGTCCATCGAATCCGAGCTTGCAACACTTTAG